The sequence AAAGCACCTGTTTGCCGTATTTGGGATGATCAAAGTATCCTTTTGAATCTATCTTCTTTCCGCCAAACTCCAGGATCACATCACCGATCTTTAAAGCACCTTCTGCAGAGCTATTGGGAAGGATCTCTGCTACCAGAATTCCTTGGTCCTTCTCCTTGATTCCGTAATATTCCTTCGTTGCCTGATCCGTTATAGGTCTATAACGAAATCCTTTATAAGAAATTTCCGTCGTTCCAAATTTTCCCAGGAATTTCTGGATAAGAAAGGAAGGGATGGCTCTTCCCGAATTCTTATCTCCCGAGAAATCGAATAGTATTCCTGTAGCCTTTCCGTCTTCTAAGACTACTTCTCCATTTCCGTTCAAAGTTTCTGTGGAGTTGATATCCAAGATCGGAAGTTCCACGAGTCCTTGCGGATACTGGTCCAGATCCATGCTAACTAGAGCTCCGACTGCGGATTGAATGGAACCTGAGTTGTCCAGTTGATAGATTGAAACCTGTTTTGGATAGGTGATATTAGAATGAAATTCGAGAGGAGTCAGATCCTTATAGAACCCCTCCTCATTTACTTGTAAAAGAGCAAGATTGGTTTCGTAGTCGATACGAGAGATCGTAGCCTTTGTCTCCGCATAAGAAGAATGCTTTTTGACTTCTATGAGAGTGGAGTAGGTAACCAGATGAGCCGGTAGGATGATCTTATTGCCTGGGACTACAACACCAACTCCTCTTCGTACCTTAGGGTTTTTCTTTTTCCAAGGATTAAAATAATCAGGCTCTTGGTAAGAGATCTTAACTTGAACGATGCTCTTCTTGAATTCTTCTTCTGTTTTGGAAGAAGATGCCGAAACAG comes from Leptospira semungkisensis and encodes:
- a CDS encoding S1C family serine protease, with the protein product MVWSRTLHIRILSAILVFGFGLSTVHAKAKTPKKAREAKTVSSVSASSSKTEEEFKKSIVQVKISYQEPDYFNPWKKKNPKVRRGVGVVVPGNKIILPAHLVTYSTLIEVKKHSSYAETKATISRIDYETNLALLQVNEEGFYKDLTPLEFHSNITYPKQVSIYQLDNSGSIQSAVGALVSMDLDQYPQGLVELPILDINSTETLNGNGEVVLEDGKATGILFDFSGDKNSGRAIPSFLIQKFLGKFGTTEISYKGFRYRPITDQATKEYYGIKEKDQGILVAEILPNSSAEGALKIGDVILEFGGKKIDSKGYFDHPKYGKQVLSYIAHIGDEFGFQTGKQVPLKILRGGNPMEISLTLKPFPYSSVRIPHRNPSLKSDYYFDGGFLFVELSEGYLLEWGKDWRSKVDRKLLYSFDYDKFGSPGKQEGKIILLSQVIPDESNNGYHEVSGRIVAKVNGKQIQSVKDISNEVKGSKSRYIVILLDDGTEIVMDKNILSEANARIQKEYRIPASGMGEH